From Chryseobacterium joostei, the proteins below share one genomic window:
- a CDS encoding MBL fold metallo-hydrolase, whose translation MKIIPLKEGNFSASKTKDFTLLTDENFNTVTGIKMSVQPFLIITENDYILLDAGIGWKNEDGNSVVSTLLERESIYPEQVTKLLLSHLHKDHIEGAVRLTDYGYEPTFPNAEIYIQKRELDFAMENKGNPSFDFEVLENLIQLPNIIWMNDDNGKITDEIFYEVVGGHTPFMQVFWIKENGETVFYGADDLPQASYLKYHLAYKSDFDGRKAMELRLEWEKKARENHWKILLYHDLEKAVIEI comes from the coding sequence ATGAAGATCATTCCACTTAAAGAAGGTAATTTTTCAGCCAGTAAAACCAAGGACTTTACTCTTTTAACAGATGAAAATTTTAATACCGTTACCGGAATTAAAATGTCTGTACAGCCTTTTCTTATCATCACAGAAAATGATTATATTCTTTTGGATGCCGGTATTGGATGGAAAAATGAGGATGGAAATTCTGTGGTCTCCACGCTTCTTGAAAGAGAAAGCATATATCCGGAGCAGGTTACAAAGCTACTCCTTTCCCATCTTCACAAGGACCATATTGAAGGAGCTGTAAGACTTACGGATTATGGTTATGAACCCACTTTTCCTAATGCAGAAATATATATTCAAAAACGTGAACTGGATTTTGCCATGGAAAATAAAGGGAATCCCTCTTTTGATTTTGAAGTATTGGAAAACCTGATCCAATTGCCCAATATTATCTGGATGAATGATGATAATGGTAAAATTACCGATGAAATTTTCTATGAAGTAGTGGGCGGTCATACTCCATTTATGCAGGTTTTCTGGATCAAAGAAAATGGAGAAACTGTTTTTTACGGTGCAGACGATCTTCCACAGGCTTCTTACCTGAAGTATCATTTAGCCTACAAAAGTGATTTTGATGGCAGAAAAGCAATGGAATTACGACTTGAATGGGAAAAGAAAGCAAGAGAAAACCATTGGAAAATTCTACTTTATCATGATCTGGAAAAAGCAGTGATAGAGATCTAG
- a CDS encoding DsbA family oxidoreductase, translating to MKIEIWSDVMCPFCYIGKNNFEQALEKLPFKDEVEVEWKSFQLDPTLDPNKTQNTIQYFREKKGVPESQATQMLTQVTQMGKGSGIDFDFEKALITNTFSAHKLLHLAKKYNKSNEMEEALFIAHFIDGQNVGDAEVLISLAEKLGIDKDEARQAVTSDQLDYEVNQDILEARNNGVSGVPFFVLNGKYAVSGAQPVEVFENALQQTYKETVSPFKDLSGSNGASCDADGCSI from the coding sequence ATGAAAATAGAAATCTGGTCGGATGTAATGTGCCCGTTTTGCTATATTGGAAAGAATAATTTTGAACAGGCACTAGAAAAGCTACCCTTTAAAGATGAAGTAGAAGTAGAGTGGAAGAGTTTTCAGCTTGACCCGACTTTAGATCCCAATAAGACTCAAAATACCATTCAGTATTTCAGAGAGAAAAAAGGCGTTCCTGAGTCTCAGGCTACCCAAATGTTAACTCAGGTAACCCAAATGGGAAAAGGTTCCGGAATAGATTTTGATTTCGAAAAGGCATTAATTACCAATACATTTAGTGCCCACAAACTCCTTCATTTAGCCAAAAAATATAATAAATCTAATGAAATGGAGGAAGCTTTGTTTATTGCTCACTTTATTGATGGCCAAAATGTAGGTGATGCTGAAGTTTTGATTTCACTTGCTGAAAAACTTGGAATCGATAAGGACGAAGCAAGACAGGCTGTAACTTCGGACCAACTGGATTATGAAGTGAATCAGGATATTCTGGAAGCAAGAAATAATGGCGTTTCAGGTGTTCCTTTCTTTGTGTTGAATGGAAAATATGCAGTTTCAGGCGCACAACCTGTAGAGGTTTTTGAAAACGCCCTTCAGCAGACTTATAAGGAAACGGTAAGTCCTTTTAAAGATCTTTCCGGAAGTAACGGAGCATCATGTGATGCAGACGGATGTAGCATTTAA
- a CDS encoding S41 family peptidase produces MKKLLVGIFLLNSLFSYAQKNNNSAILSDITEKVKNYYVDKETYKKVDSLFRSEFKNGAFNHLSQKDFAALLTQKLRTNIKDEHFFVKYLENYTPEKLGDEKEKEKLNNYNNSLENFGFETVQRLPGNIGYINFKGFASPESSEKTLAAAMNFIANTNSLIIDLRENGGGENGMLLLFCSYFFDQKTDLYTTYSRYNNKTDLNSTQSKVSGEKYLRKKIYILTSKKTFSAGEALAYFLQQHKLAEVIGEKTGGAANPVEHFIIQNQYLLLVPAGKITSLMNGKNWEHIGVIPDQEVKSEAALKLAHSKILKNILITDTKTELTIPEIKNLINKLEQ; encoded by the coding sequence ATGAAAAAATTATTGGTTGGAATTTTCTTGTTAAATTCCTTATTCTCTTATGCACAGAAAAATAATAATTCTGCAATACTTTCTGATATTACAGAAAAAGTAAAAAACTACTACGTAGATAAAGAGACTTATAAAAAAGTAGATTCTTTATTCCGGAGTGAATTTAAAAATGGTGCCTTTAATCATCTCAGTCAAAAAGATTTTGCGGCACTTCTCACTCAAAAGCTGAGAACAAATATTAAAGATGAACATTTTTTTGTTAAATATCTCGAAAACTATACTCCTGAAAAGTTGGGGGATGAGAAAGAAAAAGAGAAATTAAACAATTATAATAATAGTCTTGAAAACTTTGGTTTCGAAACTGTTCAACGACTTCCAGGTAATATTGGTTACATTAATTTTAAAGGTTTTGCCTCACCTGAATCCAGTGAAAAAACATTAGCTGCTGCAATGAATTTTATTGCTAATACCAATTCTCTGATTATTGATCTTAGGGAAAATGGCGGTGGAGAAAATGGAATGCTTCTTTTGTTCTGCAGCTATTTTTTTGATCAGAAAACAGATCTTTATACCACGTATTCCAGATATAATAACAAGACGGATTTAAACAGTACCCAGTCTAAGGTTTCCGGGGAGAAATATCTTCGTAAAAAAATCTATATTCTTACGAGCAAAAAGACTTTTTCGGCAGGAGAGGCGCTTGCTTATTTTTTACAACAACATAAGCTGGCGGAAGTAATAGGTGAAAAAACAGGTGGTGCAGCCAATCCTGTAGAGCATTTTATAATCCAAAATCAATATTTACTGCTTGTTCCGGCAGGCAAAATAACATCTTTAATGAATGGTAAGAACTGGGAACATATTGGAGTAATCCCTGATCAGGAAGTGAAAAGTGAAGCTGCTCTAAAGCTTGCTCACAGTAAAATTTTAAAAAATATTTTAATTACAGATACAAAAACGGAATTAACCATACCTGAAATAAAAAATCTTATTAATAAATTAGAGCAATAA
- a CDS encoding GNAT family N-acetyltransferase — protein sequence MSSIIINKAGEKDLETLQNIGIQTFSETFSEDNSEEAMKKYLEESFTTEKIESELANPDSFFYIAWEEDNPVGYLKVNSGKAQTELQDETSLEIERIYVKKSHHGKKVGQLLYDQALETAKSLHKAYLWLGVWEQNERALSFYRKNGFVEFDKHIFVLGDEEQTDLMMKKMID from the coding sequence ATGTCATCAATAATCATCAATAAGGCCGGAGAAAAAGACCTTGAAACACTCCAAAATATTGGTATACAAACCTTTTCCGAAACTTTTTCAGAAGATAATTCTGAAGAAGCCATGAAAAAATATCTGGAAGAAAGTTTCACTACCGAGAAGATAGAATCTGAGCTGGCCAACCCTGATTCCTTTTTTTATATTGCCTGGGAAGAAGATAATCCTGTGGGGTATCTGAAAGTAAATTCGGGTAAGGCACAAACAGAATTACAGGATGAAACCAGCCTTGAAATTGAAAGAATCTACGTAAAAAAAAGCCATCATGGTAAAAAAGTAGGCCAGCTACTTTACGATCAAGCTTTAGAAACGGCTAAAAGCTTACATAAGGCCTATTTATGGTTGGGTGTCTGGGAGCAAAACGAAAGAGCCTTAAGTTTTTACAGAAAAAATGGGTTTGTTGAATTTGACAAACACATCTTCGTACTCGGAGATGAGGAACAGACAGACCTGATGATGAAAAAAATGATAGATTAA
- a CDS encoding Crp/Fnr family transcriptional regulator, whose amino-acid sequence MFEVLLSHIQNKVAITDEQKNQVQAFFTLKKLRKKQYLLQEGEICKCLSFVSKGLLKSYFLDEKGNEHINMFAFEGWWISDFNSFIHQEKSVLNIDAIEETEVLMITLDDYEKMMLEIPVMDRYFRILYQNSLVTKDHRLIVSNSYTAEEKYLQLAQKNPDMIKRVPHNLIASYLGLAPETVSRIRKKNLLNNT is encoded by the coding sequence ATGTTTGAGGTACTTCTTTCCCATATTCAGAATAAAGTTGCTATAACCGATGAACAGAAAAATCAGGTTCAGGCTTTCTTTACTTTAAAAAAACTTCGAAAAAAGCAATATTTGTTACAGGAAGGAGAGATCTGTAAATGTCTTTCTTTTGTAAGTAAGGGATTGCTGAAGTCTTATTTTTTGGATGAAAAAGGGAATGAACATATCAATATGTTTGCTTTTGAGGGCTGGTGGATCTCGGATTTTAACAGTTTTATTCATCAGGAAAAATCTGTGTTAAACATTGATGCCATTGAAGAAACTGAAGTTCTGATGATCACTCTTGATGATTATGAAAAAATGATGCTGGAAATTCCGGTAATGGATCGTTATTTTAGAATTCTCTATCAAAATAGCCTTGTAACAAAAGATCATAGACTGATTGTTTCTAATAGCTATACTGCTGAGGAAAAATATCTGCAACTGGCACAGAAAAACCCCGATATGATAAAAAGGGTTCCCCATAATCTTATCGCGTCCTATCTAGGGCTGGCTCCTGAAACTGTGAGCAGGATCCGTAAAAAAAATCTTCTTAACAATACTTGA
- a CDS encoding MFS transporter → MKKYAYIGCLGFVAVITTEFGIIGILPQVAEHYKISIDKAGYLLSAFALVIALTGPFMTLLTSGINRKNIMLAAIFMFLITGIVSSFSPPFWLLMLVRILPAFLQPVYIATALSVAISNANESKKNGLMSIVFNGVAIAMVTTVPFATWISGLWSWEYSFMIQTIVSLIALIAIYFFLPSIPVKEKKSYGSQVLILTQSPFILSTLANFFMVTAWFCTYSYFAEYLGKGKGMNTSMVSYMLLLFGVIGIMSNWIAGKMLNKNVAGTMAFFLSGTILIPVLLYVSDGSSWATILVIAIWGFLYSPSFLNASSYMISSAPNALEFANSLATSFGNLGVTLGTTVGGWIIITKGVEYTPWIGSVFGLLAFLMMIMRKVLEKKRSRELSGCQI, encoded by the coding sequence ATGAAAAAATATGCATACATTGGATGCCTGGGGTTCGTTGCTGTTATTACAACAGAATTTGGGATTATCGGGATCCTTCCGCAGGTTGCGGAGCATTATAAAATTAGTATCGACAAGGCAGGCTATCTTCTCAGTGCGTTTGCCTTGGTCATTGCTCTTACAGGTCCTTTTATGACTTTACTTACGTCTGGAATCAACCGTAAAAATATAATGCTTGCTGCTATTTTTATGTTCCTGATTACCGGAATTGTATCTTCCTTTTCACCTCCTTTCTGGCTATTGATGTTGGTGAGAATACTTCCAGCATTCCTACAGCCCGTGTATATTGCCACTGCATTATCCGTTGCAATATCCAATGCAAACGAAAGCAAGAAAAATGGCTTGATGAGCATTGTCTTTAACGGGGTGGCCATTGCAATGGTAACAACGGTTCCTTTTGCGACCTGGATTTCAGGCCTTTGGTCATGGGAATATTCATTTATGATTCAGACCATAGTAAGTTTAATTGCTTTAATTGCCATTTATTTTTTCCTGCCATCAATACCGGTTAAGGAAAAGAAATCCTATGGAAGCCAGGTCCTGATATTAACACAATCGCCATTTATTCTGAGTACTTTAGCTAACTTTTTTATGGTAACTGCTTGGTTTTGTACTTATAGTTATTTTGCAGAATATCTGGGAAAAGGGAAAGGAATGAATACCTCCATGGTAAGCTATATGCTTCTTTTATTTGGAGTAATAGGGATTATGTCCAATTGGATTGCAGGTAAAATGCTTAATAAAAATGTGGCCGGAACTATGGCATTCTTTCTGTCCGGAACAATCCTCATTCCTGTATTATTGTACGTTTCGGATGGAAGTTCATGGGCAACAATTCTTGTCATAGCAATCTGGGGATTTCTATATTCGCCAAGTTTTTTGAATGCATCATCATATATGATCTCGTCAGCACCTAATGCATTGGAGTTTGCCAACAGTCTGGCCACTTCATTCGGAAACCTTGGGGTAACCTTGGGTACAACAGTGGGAGGCTGGATTATCATTACAAAAGGAGTTGAATATACCCCTTGGATAGGCTCTGTTTTCGGACTTTTAGCATTTTTAATGATGATTATGAGAAAGGTGCTTGAAAAAAAACGAAGTAGGGAACTTTCAGGATGTCAAATCTAA
- a CDS encoding 5'-methylthioadenosine/S-adenosylhomocysteine nucleosidase family protein: MIKINNELHYPVADTLFVFALDSEAGKVFDGKNKLVTGIGKVNAAIELTKEIQIKKPKLIVNLGSAGSKGFHKGEVVCCTKFIQRDMDVRGLGFKMYETPLSGVPPILEYGLKMEALKEGICGSGDSFEMNHSETDYNIVDMEAYPLALIAQKENIPFLCLKYISDDAGSDAADDWSVQVHLASEAFNKILFS; the protein is encoded by the coding sequence ATGATAAAAATTAATAATGAACTTCATTATCCGGTGGCAGACACGCTTTTTGTTTTCGCACTGGATTCGGAGGCAGGAAAGGTATTTGACGGAAAAAATAAATTAGTAACAGGGATAGGAAAAGTAAATGCAGCCATAGAGCTGACGAAGGAAATTCAGATTAAAAAACCGAAGTTAATTGTTAATCTGGGTTCAGCAGGAAGCAAAGGTTTTCATAAAGGAGAAGTGGTATGCTGCACAAAATTCATCCAAAGAGATATGGATGTAAGAGGACTTGGTTTTAAAATGTATGAAACCCCGCTATCAGGAGTTCCGCCCATATTGGAATACGGTCTTAAAATGGAAGCCCTTAAGGAAGGAATCTGTGGAAGCGGGGACAGCTTTGAAATGAATCATTCTGAAACGGATTATAATATTGTAGATATGGAAGCTTATCCATTGGCGCTTATTGCCCAAAAGGAAAACATTCCGTTTTTGTGCTTAAAATATATTTCGGACGATGCCGGAAGTGATGCAGCCGATGACTGGAGCGTACAGGTACATCTTGCTTCTGAAGCTTTTAATAAAATTTTGTTCTCATAA
- a CDS encoding winged helix-turn-helix transcriptional regulator, with amino-acid sequence MGKIKENSTNNINRQYIHECDLTYAVCKIGGRWKLLILDKLKDGKLRFSELKKAILGITERMLTLQLRELEKEGLVKRTVHAEVPPRVDYELTNIARELIPIWSVLSDWGGKHRKLIQEQEISEE; translated from the coding sequence ATGGGGAAAATAAAAGAAAACTCAACGAATAATATTAACAGACAATACATCCATGAATGCGATCTTACCTATGCTGTATGCAAAATTGGGGGACGATGGAAACTCTTGATTTTGGATAAGCTTAAGGATGGAAAACTGCGTTTTAGTGAACTTAAAAAGGCTATTTTAGGGATAACGGAAAGGATGCTGACCCTTCAATTGAGGGAACTGGAGAAAGAAGGACTGGTTAAAAGAACAGTACATGCAGAGGTTCCACCACGCGTAGATTATGAACTTACAAATATTGCAAGAGAGCTGATCCCAATCTGGAGTGTATTGAGTGATTGGGGAGGAAAACACAGAAAACTTATTCAGGAACAGGAAATTTCTGAAGAATAA
- a CDS encoding NUDIX hydrolase, producing MDYIDSKEQILQKSAEAKEIFLPHISADPVIFGFDQNELKVLLVRMNYRKQWLLPGGFIRKDEDLDEGVMRVLKSRAGVTNVFLEEFAVFGKKNRSEFYFEDFDETLFQKQRFISIGYYALYNSVDIEPVMDDVSEACEWVYLRDLPTIELAMDHREIIEKALLTLREKISYKPIGYNLLPEKFTLSELQKLYEAILGKELNRGNFYRKIKNLGFLKKLDEQRRGGAHKSPDLYSFDEENYVKALENGLNNW from the coding sequence ATGGATTATATAGATTCCAAGGAACAGATTTTACAAAAGTCTGCTGAAGCAAAAGAAATTTTTCTTCCTCATATTTCAGCCGATCCGGTTATTTTCGGTTTTGATCAAAATGAACTGAAAGTTTTGCTGGTGAGGATGAATTACCGAAAACAATGGCTTCTTCCCGGTGGTTTTATAAGAAAAGACGAAGATTTGGATGAAGGTGTGATGAGGGTTTTAAAATCAAGGGCGGGTGTTACCAATGTTTTTCTGGAGGAATTTGCAGTTTTTGGAAAAAAAAACAGAAGTGAATTTTATTTTGAGGATTTTGATGAAACCTTATTTCAGAAGCAACGTTTTATCTCCATAGGTTATTATGCCTTGTATAATTCCGTGGATATTGAACCCGTTATGGATGATGTAAGTGAAGCCTGTGAGTGGGTTTATTTAAGAGATCTTCCTACCATTGAACTGGCCATGGATCATCGCGAAATTATTGAAAAAGCACTTCTTACATTAAGAGAAAAAATCTCATACAAACCCATCGGATATAATTTGTTACCTGAAAAATTCACACTTTCTGAACTTCAGAAATTATACGAAGCGATATTGGGCAAGGAGCTCAACCGTGGAAATTTTTATAGGAAAATCAAAAATTTAGGATTTTTAAAAAAACTTGATGAACAGAGACGTGGTGGCGCGCATAAGTCGCCGGATCTTTACTCCTTTGATGAAGAAAATTATGTGAAAGCATTGGAGAATGGATTGAATAACTGGTAG
- a CDS encoding helix-turn-helix domain-containing protein, whose amino-acid sequence MKVTFYQPIHPTLKKYIKGYYFVDKDDNHQPIRYLTFPDNYFIVSACQDVSIIQDKGWVEINRSPSKNIAIDFVFRCAVPTEIFYQQSVNEVTVYFKPLGIYHFFNADKNEDLQQEIHLSDFKEIMDNILKEPNRKTQIEMLENYWLSKLREKTLTLAYTVLDDFETELSIEKIASKNKITRQYVNKISQRYLAKPASEFRKIQRFRHVLISNKKSRNLTELSYENLFYDQSHLIKDFKELTKISPGKFFENVDTEQNNIWLFI is encoded by the coding sequence ATGAAAGTTACTTTTTATCAACCTATACATCCTACTCTTAAAAAATATATAAAAGGATATTATTTTGTAGATAAAGATGATAATCATCAACCTATCAGATACCTTACATTTCCAGATAATTATTTTATTGTTTCGGCTTGTCAGGATGTCTCTATTATTCAGGATAAAGGATGGGTAGAGATTAACAGGTCCCCATCAAAGAATATAGCAATTGATTTTGTATTTAGATGTGCTGTTCCTACTGAAATTTTTTACCAGCAATCTGTTAATGAAGTTACCGTTTACTTTAAGCCATTAGGTATTTACCATTTTTTTAATGCTGATAAGAATGAAGATTTACAACAAGAAATTCATCTTTCAGATTTTAAAGAAATTATGGACAATATTTTAAAGGAACCAAACAGAAAGACACAAATTGAAATGCTGGAAAATTATTGGCTTTCAAAACTCAGGGAAAAAACATTAACCCTAGCTTATACTGTATTGGATGATTTTGAAACTGAACTGAGCATTGAGAAAATAGCTTCCAAAAATAAAATAACAAGACAATATGTAAATAAGATTTCCCAACGATATTTGGCCAAACCGGCCTCCGAATTCAGGAAAATTCAGCGATTTCGCCATGTGCTGATATCAAATAAAAAATCTAGAAATCTTACAGAACTTTCCTATGAAAATCTTTTTTATGACCAGTCTCATCTTATTAAAGACTTTAAGGAGCTGACAAAAATAAGTCCGGGAAAATTTTTCGAAAATGTAGATACTGAGCAAAACAATATTTGGTTATTTATCTAA
- a CDS encoding MFS transporter, which translates to MQVSSTNGISRAVVWLMAIISGLVVANNYYNQPLLALISEDFHVSEAAVSKISVLTQIGYALGLLLIVPLGDKFFRKKLILIDLLLVFGSLLWMTFANQLWMLYAASLLIGATSVIPQLFVPIAAELSSDKEKSANIGLVMSGLLLGILLSRFVGGIVGEVWGWRAMFGIAAGLMILVWFAVYTMLPELFPNFKGTYKELMRSVAHLAKTQPILQLASFRGAMAFGSMCALFTTLVFHMEKPPFNAGSSVVGSFGLAGAVGALAAAKVGNLQKYLGINRIILYSLLILIGSWGFTYFAGETYWGLIIGVILVDLGVQSSHIMNQTNYFMIKSNAVNRLNTVYMVSYFIGGSLGTWLASLAWQKAQWTGVCLVGTAFGVLALIAHVLFCNKVNKA; encoded by the coding sequence ATGCAGGTAAGCTCTACCAACGGTATTTCTCGGGCAGTAGTCTGGTTAATGGCCATCATTTCAGGACTTGTTGTAGCCAACAATTATTATAATCAGCCCTTACTGGCACTTATTTCAGAAGATTTTCATGTTTCTGAAGCCGCAGTAAGTAAGATTTCAGTTCTTACCCAGATAGGATATGCTTTGGGATTACTATTGATTGTTCCGCTTGGAGATAAATTTTTCCGTAAAAAACTAATCCTGATTGACTTGCTTCTTGTTTTTGGGTCCTTGCTTTGGATGACCTTCGCCAATCAGCTTTGGATGCTGTATGCAGCGAGCTTGTTGATTGGAGCTACTTCTGTAATTCCTCAACTGTTTGTCCCTATTGCGGCAGAACTATCGTCTGATAAAGAAAAATCAGCCAATATAGGATTGGTAATGTCCGGACTTTTATTGGGAATTCTTCTGTCTCGTTTTGTAGGCGGAATTGTAGGAGAAGTCTGGGGATGGAGAGCGATGTTTGGCATTGCAGCAGGATTAATGATTTTGGTATGGTTTGCCGTTTATACTATGCTTCCTGAGCTTTTCCCGAATTTTAAAGGTACCTATAAAGAATTAATGCGCTCTGTGGCTCATCTTGCGAAAACACAGCCTATTCTTCAGCTGGCTTCATTCCGTGGGGCAATGGCTTTTGGATCTATGTGTGCCTTATTTACCACTTTGGTCTTTCATATGGAAAAACCACCCTTTAATGCAGGTTCATCTGTTGTAGGCAGCTTTGGTCTTGCGGGGGCTGTAGGTGCTTTGGCGGCAGCAAAAGTTGGAAACCTGCAAAAGTATTTGGGCATCAACCGTATCATATTGTACTCTTTACTGATTTTGATAGGAAGCTGGGGCTTCACTTATTTTGCAGGAGAAACGTATTGGGGATTAATAATAGGCGTTATCCTTGTTGACCTTGGAGTACAGTCAAGCCATATCATGAACCAGACCAATTATTTTATGATCAAATCTAATGCTGTCAATAGGTTAAACACGGTTTATATGGTTTCTTATTTCATTGGTGGTTCATTGGGAACCTGGCTTGCTTCTTTGGCTTGGCAGAAAGCACAATGGACAGGAGTATGCCTTGTGGGAACTGCTTTTGGAGTATTAGCATTAATCGCCCATGTTCTGTTTTGTAATAAAGTAAATAAGGCATGA
- a CDS encoding alpha/beta hydrolase, with protein MQLTPKINQILTHLEKIQSFNAQDSMDDTRKYLETMSFQLSGKREAVAMIEELNIPHESHQIPIRIYRPKGKVRQEEPAIIYIHGGWFIAGGFETHDAVVRKLANKTKATVIFVDYRLAPEHPFPAGLNDCIDTVKWIIENSASLGIDKNRIGIIGDSAGGALATAVSTQIGEQLKFQVLIYPAADNQFNTQSWKTYENGPVLNKQGGIEAWKHYLPEQEFNNPLAIPILIKDFKNTPRTLVLLAEHDPLVDDGKTLAENMKNANISVTTSFYKDMVHGFMHMGEILDEVQTAIDEMAEFASQNFETVRAN; from the coding sequence ATGCAGTTAACACCCAAAATCAACCAAATTTTAACTCACTTAGAAAAAATACAGTCATTTAACGCTCAGGATTCAATGGATGACACCCGTAAATATCTTGAAACCATGTCTTTTCAATTAAGTGGAAAGAGAGAAGCGGTTGCCATGATTGAGGAGCTGAATATTCCACACGAAAGCCACCAGATTCCCATCCGAATTTATCGTCCAAAGGGAAAAGTCCGTCAGGAAGAACCTGCCATCATTTACATTCATGGAGGATGGTTTATAGCCGGAGGTTTTGAAACACATGATGCTGTTGTCCGTAAATTGGCCAACAAAACAAAAGCGACGGTTATTTTTGTTGATTATCGTCTTGCCCCCGAACATCCTTTTCCTGCAGGTTTAAATGACTGCATTGATACCGTAAAATGGATTATCGAAAACTCAGCATCATTAGGAATTGACAAAAATAGAATAGGAATTATTGGTGATAGTGCTGGCGGAGCGCTGGCAACCGCTGTTTCCACACAAATAGGAGAGCAGCTGAAATTTCAGGTATTGATTTATCCTGCTGCAGACAATCAATTCAATACACAATCTTGGAAAACGTATGAAAATGGTCCCGTTCTTAATAAACAAGGCGGTATCGAAGCCTGGAAACATTATCTTCCCGAACAGGAATTCAATAATCCCCTGGCTATTCCGATTTTAATCAAAGATTTTAAAAATACACCCCGAACACTGGTACTCCTTGCAGAGCATGATCCATTAGTAGATGATGGAAAAACACTTGCCGAAAACATGAAAAATGCAAATATTTCTGTTACAACAAGCTTTTACAAGGATATGGTTCACGGGTTTATGCATATGGGAGAAATATTGGATGAAGTACAGACTGCGATAGATGAAATGGCTGAGTTTGCCTCTCAAAATTTTGAAACGGTCAGAGCAAATTAA
- a CDS encoding chloramphenicol acetyltransferase: MKIVDIESWNRKEHFNFFSNMASPYFGFTTEVDCTKAYDKAKENGYSFFAYYFHKSMVAVNTVDELKLRIIDGQVVQFDTVHAGSTIGRPDGTFGFSFTLFSEDFETFNANLQEEIKGVHETSGLRISNERLGKDHVRHTTIPWNSFSAILHPTDFNTGESIPKIAFGKFNIREGKKYLPVSIEAHHGLADGIHIAKYLEEFQRQLDL, from the coding sequence ATGAAGATCGTAGATATTGAAAGCTGGAACAGAAAGGAGCATTTTAATTTTTTTTCTAACATGGCAAGTCCATATTTTGGCTTTACAACGGAAGTAGATTGTACAAAGGCCTATGATAAAGCTAAGGAAAACGGATACTCATTTTTTGCCTATTACTTTCATAAATCTATGGTGGCTGTAAATACCGTCGATGAATTAAAGCTTAGAATTATTGACGGGCAGGTTGTGCAGTTTGATACAGTACATGCCGGAAGTACCATTGGCAGGCCAGACGGAACCTTTGGCTTTTCATTCACCCTTTTCTCTGAGGATTTTGAAACTTTCAATGCTAATTTACAGGAAGAAATAAAGGGAGTACACGAGACTTCAGGGCTTAGAATAAGTAATGAAAGACTGGGTAAAGACCACGTAAGACATACTACAATTCCCTGGAACTCGTTCAGTGCGATTCTTCATCCAACAGATTTTAATACCGGAGAATCAATTCCTAAAATTGCTTTCGGTAAATTCAATATCCGTGAGGGTAAAAAATATCTTCCCGTTTCTATTGAAGCTCATCACGGCTTAGCAGATGGAATTCATATTGCAAAATACCTTGAGGAGTTTCAAAGACAGCTTGATTTATAG
- a CDS encoding PPC domain-containing DNA-binding protein encodes MKRLQILLEAKAFNRGEVTGIGAVDEATLRFFVPSTKKYVDKTFKEQMEVTNISGNVSVIGGEPLLHLHITLGREDYTALAGHLLDARIRGAGEFIFYPLTTRVVKIKDEEIGINLYNFEE; translated from the coding sequence TTGAAGCGCTTACAGATTTTGTTAGAAGCCAAGGCATTCAATCGGGGAGAGGTTACAGGAATTGGAGCGGTAGATGAAGCAACCTTACGTTTCTTTGTTCCGTCCACCAAAAAATATGTGGATAAAACATTTAAGGAGCAAATGGAGGTAACCAATATTTCGGGAAATGTTTCTGTAATAGGCGGAGAGCCTCTACTCCATCTGCATATTACCTTAGGAAGAGAAGATTATACTGCTTTGGCAGGACATCTTTTAGACGCCAGAATTCGGGGAGCAGGAGAATTTATTTTTTATCCGCTTACTACCAGAGTTGTAAAGATAAAAGATGAGGAAATAGGCATCAATCTTTATAATTTTGAAGAATAA